In Montipora capricornis isolate CH-2021 chromosome 4, ASM3666992v2, whole genome shotgun sequence, a single genomic region encodes these proteins:
- the LOC138046468 gene encoding tigger transposable element-derived protein 6-like translates to MDLLPRKYKSQRNAWMDNTLYEPWVREIDRRMKGAKRNILLIVDNCTAHVTVNGLTNTKVIFLPPNCTSKLQPADQGIIQNLKVRYRQTMVRRMLQCLDEGKAVESINIKDALFMMAKAWDSVSPKTIANCWKKAGFPGEVVEPSDDPFESDDEEAVVEDNDSLESLWARLVAIAALSEMLIVKSSPS, encoded by the coding sequence ATGGACTTACTACCACGAAAGTACAAGTCCCAGAGAAATGCATGGATGGATAACACACTTTATGAACCGTGGGTGAGGGAAATCGACCGGCGGATGAAGGGCGCTAAACGAAACATTTTGCTGATCGTAGATAATTGCACTGCTCACGTTACTGTTAATGGTTTAACTAACACTAAGGTAATATTTCTACCTCCCAACTGCACAAGCAAACTCCAGCCCGCCGATCAAGGTATTATCCAAAACCTTAAAGTCCGCTACCGTCAAACCATGGTGCGACGCATGTTGCAGTGTCTCGATGAAGGGAAAGCAGTTGAAAGCATTAACATCAAAGATGCACTGTTCATGATGGCTAAAGCTTGGGATAGTGTCTCCCCCAAGACCATCGCAAACTGCTGGAAAAAGGCGGGATTTCCTGGAGAGGTTGTTGAGCCTTCGGATGACCCATTTGAGTCCGACGACGAAGAGGCCGTGGTTGAGGATAATGACAGCCTAGAAAGCTTATGGGCAAGGTTGGTAGCCATTGCCGCTCTGTCAGAAATGTTAATTGTCAAGAGTTCGCCCTCTTAG